One Lentibacillus cibarius DNA window includes the following coding sequences:
- a CDS encoding DUF2935 domain-containing protein gives MQFYYGNQMPLRVLDEAEFWKENGAEHTVVMRELVTNLEESFAETLKQWENVLETTHQHVKRFIESVVRSNNHVSPALYKQVLDLVSFCLQESQAFIQFCRQLKRESAAISGNHTAKVVIDHIIDESEYFIGVAQTILYEQY, from the coding sequence ATGCAATTTTATTACGGAAACCAGATGCCGCTTCGGGTGCTGGATGAGGCCGAATTTTGGAAGGAAAATGGAGCAGAACATACGGTTGTCATGCGCGAGTTGGTGACAAATTTAGAAGAATCGTTTGCCGAGACGCTGAAACAATGGGAAAATGTGCTGGAGACGACGCATCAGCATGTGAAACGATTTATCGAATCGGTCGTCAGGAGCAACAACCACGTATCTCCCGCGCTTTATAAGCAAGTGCTGGATCTTGTGTCCTTTTGTTTGCAGGAATCTCAAGCATTTATCCAATTTTGCAGGCAGCTAAAACGAGAAAGTGCGGCGATTTCGGGTAACCATACCGCAAAAGTCGTGATTGACCACATTATTGACGAATCTGAATATTTTATCGGCGTCGCACAGACCATTTTGTACGAGCAATACTAA
- a CDS encoding threonine/serine exporter family protein, with product MMDRVLIARVSMLAGKIMLESGAETYRVEDTMNRIASAFGLENVQSYATPTGIHFSVDFAEVTNFIRIQNRATDLHKIAEVNSISRDITSAKISINEALVKLNDVDRARLAFPFWMQIIAAALASGSFAIMFGGDWPDLFPATIAGGVGYAAMLGAAALVEVSFVAHFAASFILGILAVLFISNGFGANVDKVIIGAVMPLVPGLHITNAVRDLMAGHLVAGVSKGVESVLTAFAIGAGVAVVFAF from the coding sequence ATGATGGATCGGGTTCTGATTGCGAGGGTGAGCATGCTTGCTGGTAAGATTATGCTGGAGAGTGGTGCGGAGACGTATCGTGTGGAGGATACGATGAATCGTATTGCGTCTGCATTCGGGCTGGAAAATGTCCAGAGCTATGCGACGCCGACCGGTATACATTTTTCGGTAGATTTTGCAGAGGTAACGAACTTTATCCGTATCCAAAACCGGGCAACGGACTTGCATAAAATTGCGGAAGTTAATAGTATCTCTCGTGATATAACGTCTGCGAAAATTTCAATTAACGAGGCGCTGGTGAAACTGAATGACGTCGATCGGGCGCGGCTGGCGTTTCCGTTTTGGATGCAAATCATTGCGGCGGCGCTTGCAAGCGGAAGTTTTGCCATTATGTTTGGTGGAGACTGGCCCGATCTTTTCCCAGCCACGATTGCAGGTGGGGTGGGATATGCTGCGATGCTTGGTGCGGCAGCTTTGGTTGAAGTCAGTTTCGTTGCACATTTTGCCGCATCGTTCATTTTGGGGATTTTGGCCGTGCTATTTATCTCGAATGGGTTCGGTGCGAATGTGGATAAAGTGATTATTGGCGCCGTCATGCCGCTCGTGCCGGGACTGCATATCACCAATGCTGTGCGCGATCTGATGGCAGGGCACCTCGTCGCCGGCGTTTCCAAAGGGGTTGAATCCGTGCTGACCGCGTTTGCCATTGGTGCTGGCGTGGCAGTTGTGTTTGCGTTTTAA
- the galU gene encoding UTP--glucose-1-phosphate uridylyltransferase GalU: MQPIKKAIIPAAGLGTRFLPATKAMPKEMLPIVDKPTIEYIVDEAIKSGIEDIIIVTGKGKRAIEDHFDHSLELEDNLMQKEKFEQLERIRKSANVDIHYIRQKEPKGLGHAVWCARKFIGDDPFAILLGDDIIQSETPGLQQMIAEHDKTKSSIIGVKSVPDDETHRYGIIDPTGTADKLHQVKNFVEKPEQGTAPSNMAIIGRYILTPEIFDFLEGQKVGAGGEIQLTDAIQELNKNQRVFALEIEGNRYDVGERLSFIQTTIEIALTRDDLRGPLVEYLNELNQKLPKEVSQ; the protein is encoded by the coding sequence ATGCAACCTATTAAGAAAGCAATTATACCAGCAGCCGGTCTTGGCACACGATTTCTACCCGCGACAAAGGCGATGCCAAAAGAGATGCTCCCGATTGTGGACAAGCCGACGATTGAATATATCGTTGATGAAGCGATTAAATCGGGCATTGAGGACATCATCATTGTCACTGGAAAAGGGAAGCGAGCAATTGAAGACCATTTCGACCACTCCCTCGAACTGGAAGACAACCTGATGCAAAAGGAAAAATTTGAACAGCTCGAGCGGATCCGCAAATCAGCCAATGTCGATATTCATTACATTCGACAAAAAGAACCAAAAGGCCTCGGACATGCCGTCTGGTGCGCCCGAAAATTTATCGGGGACGATCCATTTGCCATCTTGCTTGGTGACGATATTATTCAGAGCGAAACACCGGGCCTGCAGCAAATGATAGCTGAACACGACAAAACAAAATCCTCCATTATTGGCGTGAAAAGTGTTCCGGACGACGAAACACATCGTTACGGAATCATCGACCCCACCGGGACAGCCGATAAGCTACACCAGGTGAAAAATTTTGTGGAGAAACCTGAACAAGGAACCGCACCATCCAATATGGCGATCATCGGACGGTATATTTTGACACCAGAAATTTTTGACTTTCTGGAAGGACAAAAAGTTGGTGCCGGTGGTGAAATACAGCTGACTGACGCCATTCAGGAATTGAATAAAAATCAGCGTGTGTTCGCCCTAGAGATTGAGGGGAATCGTTATGACGTCGGCGAGCGGCTCAGCTTCATCCAGACAACAATTGAAATCGCCCTCACACGCGACGACCTGCGCGGACCACTAGTGGAATATTTAAATGAACTAAACCAAAAATTACCTAAAGAAGTTTCACAATAA
- a CDS encoding threonine/serine exporter family protein, with translation MLFTQMVTSFIAAAGFGVIFNAPRRVIIQCGAVGMAGWILYYLLSDGGMDVVPATLFGAMLAGILSQICAKLFKVPVITISVSGIIPLVPGGASYDAMRHFVENDYHMAVQLSAKVMLLAGAIGMGLMFSEVANQTIKKIHAARSRST, from the coding sequence ATGTTATTCACACAAATGGTGACGAGTTTCATTGCCGCAGCAGGTTTTGGGGTGATTTTCAACGCACCAAGACGGGTAATCATTCAGTGCGGCGCTGTCGGTATGGCCGGCTGGATTTTATACTATTTGCTATCGGATGGCGGGATGGATGTCGTTCCCGCGACGTTATTCGGGGCGATGCTTGCGGGAATTCTCAGCCAAATTTGCGCCAAGCTATTCAAAGTACCGGTCATCACGATTAGCGTATCCGGGATTATTCCGCTCGTACCAGGCGGGGCGTCCTATGATGCGATGCGGCATTTTGTTGAAAATGATTACCATATGGCTGTGCAGCTATCGGCCAAAGTCATGCTGCTGGCTGGAGCGATTGGCATGGGACTCATGTTTTCAGAAGTTGCCAATCAAACGATTAAAAAAATCCACGCAGCACGATCCCGGTCTACCTGA